The following are encoded together in the Capsulimonas corticalis genome:
- a CDS encoding S41 family peptidase has protein sequence MTIQNITGRALGVASLLFVAFAGGVSFRDFHGVRSAQDLRSAVMLVPQRLETAYMTAAQGQTAEYTPYQTYADVLTTLRANYYGKDIDPTQMTYNGIRGMMGSLKDRYTRFMDPKAYQDMVDDNHGEFVGIGALLGTNKAEQIYVVRVLQGGPALRYKVMAGDIILKVDGKSTLKMKDTAVVKLIRGAAGTKVTLTLLRKDAPQPVVITMPRETVQQEVVQHSIIDPVNKIGYISLSVFNEESDVQIDKALLDLQGQGVKGLILDLRENPGGLLDIAQRVASRFVPSGPIVWIKDRTGPMQSLDVIPSLHKNHMHYPLVVLVNGDSASASEIVSGAIKDTGSGTLVGEKTFGKGLVQTIMGLRDGSAVAITTQHYYTAMKHDINHKGIEPNITVSYTDDDQRKMYAYLREHPEAFYDLKNDTQLQRALTELVQRTRVASARPWE, from the coding sequence ATGACCATTCAAAATATCACCGGAAGGGCTCTGGGAGTGGCGTCGCTGCTGTTCGTCGCGTTCGCGGGAGGCGTCAGCTTCCGGGACTTCCACGGCGTCCGCAGCGCGCAGGACCTGCGCTCCGCCGTCATGCTCGTGCCGCAGCGCCTGGAAACGGCCTATATGACCGCCGCGCAGGGACAAACGGCCGAGTACACGCCCTATCAGACCTACGCCGATGTGCTCACCACACTGCGCGCCAACTACTACGGCAAGGATATCGACCCGACCCAGATGACCTACAACGGCATCCGGGGCATGATGGGATCCCTGAAGGACCGCTACACGCGCTTCATGGACCCCAAGGCGTATCAGGACATGGTGGACGACAACCATGGCGAGTTCGTGGGGATCGGCGCGCTGCTTGGCACGAACAAGGCCGAACAGATCTATGTCGTGCGCGTCCTGCAAGGCGGCCCCGCCCTGCGCTACAAAGTCATGGCGGGCGATATCATTCTGAAAGTCGACGGCAAGTCGACCCTGAAGATGAAGGACACAGCGGTCGTGAAGCTGATCCGAGGCGCGGCCGGCACGAAGGTAACCTTGACGCTGCTGCGTAAGGACGCCCCCCAGCCCGTCGTTATCACCATGCCGCGCGAAACGGTCCAGCAGGAAGTCGTTCAGCACAGCATCATCGATCCGGTCAACAAGATCGGCTATATCTCGCTGAGCGTGTTCAACGAGGAAAGCGACGTCCAGATCGACAAGGCGCTGCTGGATCTCCAGGGACAGGGCGTCAAAGGGCTGATCCTCGACCTGCGCGAGAATCCGGGCGGCCTGCTCGATATCGCCCAGCGCGTCGCCAGCCGTTTCGTTCCCTCCGGCCCGATCGTCTGGATCAAGGACCGCACCGGCCCGATGCAGTCGCTGGACGTGATCCCGAGCCTGCACAAAAACCACATGCATTACCCGCTGGTCGTGCTGGTGAACGGCGACAGCGCCAGCGCCTCCGAGATCGTCTCCGGCGCCATCAAGGACACCGGCTCCGGCACCCTGGTCGGCGAGAAGACCTTCGGCAAGGGCCTCGTGCAGACCATCATGGGGCTGCGCGACGGCAGCGCCGTGGCGATCACGACTCAGCATTACTACACGGCGATGAAGCACGATATCAACCACAAGGGAATCGAGCCGAACATCACGGTGTCGTATACCGACGACGATCAGCGCAAGATGTACGCCTACTTGCGCGAGCACCCGGAAGCGTTCTACGATCTGAAGAACGACACACAGCTGCAGCGCGCTCTGACGGAGCTCGTTCAGCGCACCCGAGTCGCCAGCGCTCGCCCCTGGGAATAG
- a CDS encoding S41 family peptidase has translation MTISTRGIVAGAALTALTAGTFALGMQLGPGHSLGHNLFHHQVAQADSAHNKSLQLVSFPSGAAKAKPLGFDIDTDDTGGADGPGATFQEVYLKLKRNYVEGVPDDSILAHGAASAMVASLGDPQSRFLEPAQMQELKDEIRGSYQGIGATTLIRSLQHGDPKATKENEIPGYIEYRLTVVAPLPGSPAEKAGLLPGDVITDINGKWVATYDPVTAAAKDLKAVQNDPVAFNKLAKDIQKKIDSALTLTLAENQLISDNSKSFVLTVSRSGQDKPITLTLDNSTPTQVTPVASKSLPGNIGYVKITQFTDTAADSLGSALTGFGTDTKGLIVDLRNSPGGLLDAGAAIAGKLTNAKSLGIVQLKGKKENSIAITSSKTIAYPIVVLVNHGTANTAELLADTLQRSGAKLVGEKTFGDATDVSPVALRDGSGFTMTVGQLFTASHSSFSEVGIKPDVVTQPGAAADEPLNQAIGLLSGQVAGLPPTHV, from the coding sequence GTGACGATTTCAACACGTGGAATAGTCGCCGGCGCTGCGCTCACCGCGCTGACCGCAGGTACGTTCGCCTTAGGGATGCAGCTCGGTCCCGGTCACTCTCTTGGCCACAACCTCTTTCACCATCAGGTCGCTCAGGCGGACTCCGCCCATAACAAGAGCCTCCAACTGGTGTCCTTTCCCTCCGGAGCCGCCAAGGCCAAGCCCCTCGGGTTCGATATCGACACCGATGACACCGGCGGCGCGGACGGTCCCGGAGCCACGTTCCAGGAAGTTTATCTGAAGCTGAAGCGCAACTATGTGGAAGGCGTGCCGGACGATTCGATCCTCGCCCACGGCGCCGCCTCCGCGATGGTCGCTTCGCTCGGAGACCCGCAGTCCCGATTTTTGGAGCCCGCGCAGATGCAGGAGCTCAAGGATGAGATTCGCGGATCCTATCAGGGAATCGGCGCGACCACTCTTATCCGATCTCTCCAGCACGGCGATCCCAAAGCGACCAAGGAAAACGAAATCCCCGGATATATCGAGTACCGCCTGACCGTCGTCGCCCCGCTGCCCGGCAGTCCCGCCGAAAAAGCCGGCCTGCTGCCCGGAGACGTGATCACGGATATCAACGGAAAATGGGTCGCGACCTATGACCCGGTCACCGCCGCCGCCAAGGATTTGAAGGCCGTGCAGAACGACCCGGTCGCGTTCAACAAACTAGCCAAAGATATTCAAAAGAAGATCGACTCGGCCCTCACGCTCACGCTGGCCGAGAACCAACTGATCAGCGACAACTCCAAGAGCTTCGTGCTGACGGTGTCGCGTTCCGGACAGGACAAACCGATTACGCTGACGCTGGATAACTCCACGCCGACGCAGGTGACGCCGGTGGCTTCGAAGTCGCTGCCGGGCAACATCGGCTACGTCAAGATCACGCAGTTCACGGACACGGCGGCGGACTCGCTCGGCTCGGCGCTCACCGGTTTCGGGACCGACACCAAGGGCCTGATCGTCGACCTGCGAAACTCGCCGGGCGGCCTCCTAGACGCCGGCGCGGCTATCGCGGGCAAGCTGACCAACGCCAAATCGCTGGGTATCGTCCAGCTCAAGGGCAAGAAGGAAAACTCGATCGCGATCACGTCATCCAAGACCATCGCTTATCCGATCGTGGTCCTCGTCAACCACGGCACCGCCAATACGGCGGAGCTGCTTGCGGACACTCTGCAGCGCAGCGGCGCCAAGCTGGTCGGCGAGAAGACCTTCGGCGACGCCACCGACGTCTCCCCGGTCGCTCTGCGGGATGGCTCGGGCTTCACGATGACGGTTGGACAGCTGTTCACCGCGTCGCACTCCAGCTTCAGCGAAGTCGGGATCAAGCCCGATGTGGTCACGCAGCCGGGCGCGGCGGCCGATGAGCCGCTGAACCAGGCGATCGGCCTGCTTTCCGGACAGGTCGCGGGACTGCCCCCGACCCACGTTTGA
- a CDS encoding R3H domain-containing nucleic acid-binding protein: MTVFGQNGHANGVAVPPLSANQLRVTDNLSQLLEVLPPPLRAVLEHEETVEGLIEIVLDLGRDAEARFSDGRVVWLREGIPVTNEDIAFVTARVGAFGKDNRAGIERTLHRISAIRNRQGKIIGLTCRIGRAVFGTIDIIRDIVESGKSILMLGRPGRGKTTKLREVARVLSDEFGKRVIIVDTSNEIAGDGDIPHPAIGRARRMQVPTPEDQHGVMIEAVENHMPEVVVIDEIGVEQEAFAARTIAERGVQLIGTAHGNSLENLLMNPTLSDMVGGIQAVTLSDEEAKKRGTQKTVLERKSPPTFDVIIEIMEVDKLAIHHDVMRTVDKMLRGGQPRPEIRVRNANGQVDIIQKSDIEAQREPVERTGSLFDDGGHGHNGGGGVREGSRIAPPAADGGPAAPTLSNGKPLPATVTIFPYGVSRSRLERAIRTLRVPAFIGNNVKEGDVIIALKANYRKEPAKLQEGISRNIPTYVIKSNTYVQIENVLREIFRMPIEISEEDMAVQLAEEAIEEIINDPSGGLNSLELAPQSSFLRRLQHQTAENYKMLSESIGAEPNRRVRISRP; encoded by the coding sequence ATGACAGTATTTGGTCAGAACGGACATGCAAATGGAGTGGCGGTTCCGCCGCTCTCGGCGAACCAGCTTCGAGTCACCGACAATTTGTCGCAGCTGCTGGAAGTCCTGCCGCCGCCTTTGCGCGCCGTGCTGGAGCACGAAGAGACCGTCGAAGGCCTGATCGAAATCGTACTCGACCTGGGCCGAGACGCCGAGGCGCGCTTCTCCGACGGCCGCGTGGTCTGGCTGCGTGAAGGCATCCCGGTCACGAATGAGGATATCGCCTTCGTGACGGCGCGCGTCGGCGCCTTCGGCAAGGACAACCGCGCCGGTATCGAGCGCACGCTGCACCGCATTTCGGCGATCCGCAATCGTCAGGGCAAGATCATCGGTCTGACCTGCCGCATCGGACGCGCCGTCTTCGGCACGATCGATATCATCCGCGATATCGTGGAGTCCGGCAAGAGCATCCTGATGCTCGGACGGCCCGGACGCGGCAAGACGACCAAGCTGCGCGAAGTCGCCCGCGTGCTGTCCGATGAGTTCGGCAAGCGCGTTATTATCGTCGATACCTCGAACGAGATCGCCGGCGACGGCGATATTCCGCATCCGGCCATCGGCCGGGCGCGTCGCATGCAGGTGCCGACGCCCGAAGATCAGCACGGCGTCATGATTGAAGCCGTCGAGAACCACATGCCGGAAGTCGTCGTGATCGACGAGATCGGCGTGGAGCAAGAGGCGTTCGCCGCCCGCACCATCGCCGAGCGCGGCGTTCAGCTCATCGGTACGGCGCACGGCAACTCGCTGGAAAACCTGCTCATGAACCCGACGCTTTCGGACATGGTCGGCGGAATCCAGGCGGTCACGCTGTCCGACGAAGAAGCCAAGAAGCGCGGCACGCAGAAGACGGTCCTGGAGCGCAAATCGCCGCCGACATTCGATGTGATCATCGAGATCATGGAAGTCGACAAGCTCGCGATCCATCACGACGTCATGCGCACGGTCGATAAGATGCTGCGCGGCGGACAGCCGCGCCCCGAGATCCGCGTGCGCAACGCCAACGGCCAGGTGGACATCATCCAGAAGTCCGACATCGAGGCGCAGCGCGAACCGGTCGAGCGGACAGGTTCGCTGTTCGACGACGGCGGTCACGGGCATAATGGCGGGGGCGGCGTGCGTGAAGGCTCGCGGATCGCGCCGCCGGCCGCCGACGGCGGACCGGCCGCGCCGACGCTCAGCAATGGGAAACCGCTGCCGGCGACGGTCACGATCTTCCCGTACGGCGTCAGCCGCAGCCGCCTGGAGCGGGCGATCCGCACCCTGCGCGTCCCGGCCTTTATCGGCAACAACGTCAAAGAGGGCGATGTGATCATCGCCTTGAAGGCGAATTACCGCAAGGAGCCGGCGAAGCTGCAAGAGGGGATCAGCCGCAATATCCCAACGTACGTGATCAAGAGCAACACATACGTTCAAATCGAAAACGTGCTGCGCGAGATCTTCCGGATGCCCATCGAAATCTCCGAAGAGGACATGGCGGTGCAGCTCGCCGAAGAAGCGATCGAAGAGATCATCAACGATCCGAGCGGCGGCCTGAACTCGCTGGAGTTAGCTCCGCAAAGCTCATTCCTGCGGCGCCTTCAGCACCAAACGGCCGAGAACTACAAGATGCTCTCCGAGAGCATCGGCGCGGAACCGAACCGACGCGTTCGGATCAGCAGGCCATAA
- the tmk gene encoding dTMP kinase yields the protein MSLFVTFEGVEGAGKTTQIVRLATRLRSQGRQDILVTREPGDGPLCRELRQLVLDPPVGVSVDERAELFIMLADRSQHVAHTVRPHLDNGGVVLCDRYIDSSMAYQGFGRGLDRDAVASMNAFATGGLLPHRTLLLDVDPGVGLTRQTNRTRMEAEAIAFHAKIREGFLQMAAAEPGRFRIIDASLPPDNVHDLVWEAVQDLLDDE from the coding sequence ATGTCGTTGTTCGTGACATTCGAAGGCGTCGAGGGCGCCGGTAAGACGACGCAGATCGTCCGCCTCGCCACCCGTCTGCGCTCGCAGGGCCGCCAGGATATCCTGGTGACCCGCGAGCCGGGCGACGGCCCGCTTTGCCGTGAACTGCGGCAATTGGTTTTGGATCCGCCCGTCGGCGTCTCTGTCGACGAGCGGGCCGAGCTTTTTATCATGCTCGCGGACCGCAGCCAGCACGTCGCGCACACCGTTCGGCCTCATCTGGACAACGGCGGCGTGGTGCTCTGCGACCGCTATATCGATTCCAGCATGGCCTACCAGGGTTTTGGGCGCGGACTCGATCGCGACGCTGTCGCGTCGATGAACGCTTTCGCCACCGGGGGGCTGCTGCCGCATCGGACGCTGCTGCTGGATGTCGATCCCGGCGTGGGCCTCACCCGGCAAACCAACCGCACGCGGATGGAAGCCGAGGCGATCGCCTTCCACGCCAAGATCCGCGAGGGATTTTTGCAAATGGCCGCCGCCGAGCCCGGCCGGTTTCGCATCATCGATGCGTCCCTGCCTCCGGACAATGTCCATGATTTGGTCTGGGAGGCAGTCCAAGATTTACTGGACGACGAATGA
- a CDS encoding cyclic-di-AMP receptor, translating into MKLVVAIIREREKQRLHDLLMDEGITYTKIGSTGGFLRQGNCTLLIGAQDAAVERVLELIRSACKSEERFVNVASFGEQGVLSGAMAALHPQAVSVESGGAVAFVLDVDSFHKF; encoded by the coding sequence ATGAAACTGGTTGTCGCCATTATTCGCGAGCGGGAAAAGCAGCGGCTGCACGATCTCCTCATGGACGAGGGGATCACTTATACGAAGATCGGCAGCACCGGCGGATTTTTGCGCCAGGGCAACTGCACGCTGCTGATCGGCGCGCAGGACGCCGCCGTGGAGCGCGTTTTGGAGTTGATCCGTTCGGCGTGCAAGTCCGAGGAACGCTTTGTCAACGTGGCGAGTTTCGGCGAGCAGGGAGTTCTTTCCGGAGCGATGGCGGCGCTGCATCCCCAGGCGGTTTCGGTTGAGTCCGGCGGCGCCGTCGCCTTTGTTCTGGATGTGGACAGCTTCCACAAATTCTAA